One Clavelina lepadiformis chromosome 1, kaClaLepa1.1, whole genome shotgun sequence genomic region harbors:
- the LOC143452097 gene encoding protein Aster-A-like isoform X5, with protein sequence MLAARKSPVRYVTVQSTSLDNLSTQCVSGDEATKYRLNTAGGAPLNQPNTTTKDENADEKQSYSRKSLSLPLVPDIIACNTDGELTSPSRKSTAARLFQDGDYDSDSSWATNKSAESDIVAEQIDSNKSEKPKKAPTKLKRMKKMLKKTFSDADATPDVERLDLEWKKAESASGDVLMEAMERADYRVHTKHKRKVGKSKKAIRGTSKKSNDFQVLSPSYKQKNDDFHKFFKQLPETERLLVDYTCALMKDILVHGRMYVSQNYVCFHSTILKWQTAVMISFKDIAAVTKEKTAKLIPNAIQFQLKNRSKSTFASFTQRDRAYQLVYRLWQNALLDKPMTPQELWNSIHHQYGNDLGCSSDDDYMRPVFNVTLDSPTGEVYEYGTTNKVKRKKKHKKVKQGNRLEVNGDFNGMSTHVASQNNKLDESIDQSSEEDKFSSSGSLQESLGNEVGLSATDGRLFNEQDDDEPVENVMPDLSRVYLRREFGVSADTMFDTIYGDNCPFWKQYLMNKQTFDINMGKWQDGTDENRGNKVRYLDYNLTLTNPLGPKSSRVEETQVWYNESVLGRYAVDCVARTLGIPYADYFATVMRYCIRKVTGSTCELKISAELKFLKSPWGLVKSFIEKNAYSGIEENFLLLEKELDAYFTRQSHLPVQFPAVSKPRNDLPRRQPSGSSVSKQGHKKSRSSNEGSPRRSTDNNYLLEDVSSSRSELRKREMIAAPSTTSIAPVSLDLNNNKSSLKQSYHKEFGSRKWFPRIVALLFALLLFSNYTMYQRLNSLEVSHSRISSTNSLGISTANAHNIYEPSRTDDDSIAKSLENLDHRLARLEKVVQTHMSTSDTRWMELMSDWKTLHTTIQEILLKVNSHVNT encoded by the exons ATGCTTGCAGCCAGAAAATCACCCGTTCGTTACGTGACAGTACAGTCAACCAGTCTGGACAACCTTTCTACGCAATGTGTTTCTGGTGATGAAGCTACCAAATATCGCTTGAATACGGCTGGCGGTGCCCCGTTAAACCAACCTAATACCACAACAAAGGACGAAAATGCAGACGAAAAGCAGTCATATTCTCGAAAATCTCTGTCCTTGCCATTAGTTCCCGATATTATTGCTTGTAATACAGATGGGGAACTGACAAGCCCATCCAGAAAGTCGACTGCAGCACGCTTATTCCAAGACGGGGATTACGATAGCGATTCAAGCTGGGCAACCAATAAATCTGCTGAAAGTGATATAGTGGCTGAACAGATCGACAGTAACAAGAGCGAAAAGCCAAAGAAAGCTccaacaaaactaaaaagaaTGAAGAAGATGCTGAAAAAGACGTTTTCGGACGCTGATGCAACTCCTGATGTCGAGCGATTGGACTTGGAATGGAAGAAAGCAGAATCTGCATCCGGTGATGTATTGATGGAGGCGATGGAACGTGCTGACTATCGCGTCCATACTAAACATAAGCGAAAAGTAGGAAAGTCTAAAAAAGCTATTCGTGGCACttccaaaaaatcaaacgACTTCCAG GTTTTGAGCCCTtcctacaaacaaaaaaatgacgaTTTCCACAAATTCTTCAAACAGCTGCCCGAAACAGAACGTCTTCTTGTCG ATTATACTTGCGCCCTGATGAAAGACATTCTAGTTCACGGCAGGATGTACGTGTCGCAAAATTATGTCTGTTTTCACTCCACCATTTTGAAATGGCAAACAGCA GTCATGATAAGTTTCAAAGATATTGCTGCTGTGACAAAAGAAAAGACAGCCAAGCTTATCCCCAACGCTATCCAGTTTCAGTTAAAAAATCGCTCAAAGTCGACTTTTGCAAGTTTTACACAAAGAGACAGAGCCTATCAGCTTGTTTATCGTTTATGGCAAAACGCTCTGCTTGACAAA CCTATGACACCTCAGGAATTATGGAACAGCATACATCATCAGTACGGCAATGACTTGGGCTGTAGTTCAGACGACGACTATATGAGACCAGTCTTCAATGTTACTCTTG ATTCACCGACCGGTGAAGTTTATGAATACGGGACAACGAATAAAGTTAAACGGaaaaagaaacataaaaag GTTAAACAAGGCAACCGTCTAGAAGTCAATGGAGATTTCAATGGGATGTCCACTCACGTTGCATCGCAAAACAATAAACTGGATGAAAGCATTGATCAGTCTAGCGAAGAAGATAAATTTTCCTCGTCG GGATCATTGCAAGAATCACTAGGAAATGAAGTTGGTCTATCGGCCACAGATGGGAGGTTATTCAATGAGCAAGATGACGACG AACCAGTAGAGAACGTAATGCCCGACCTTAGTCGAGTATACTTGAGGCGCGAATTCGGTGTTTCAGCGGACACCATGTTTGACACCATCTACGGCGACAATTGTCCTTTCTGGAAGCAGTATCTaatgaacaaacaaactttcg ATATCAACATGGGCAAATGGCAAGACGGTACTGACGAGAATAGAGGGAATAAAGTTCGATATCTCGATTACAACCTCACTCTGACCAACCCGCTCGGCCCCAAGTCGTCCCGAGTAGAAGAGACACAA GTTTGGTACAACGAGTCTGTCCTGGGCCGATATGCGGTGGATTGTGTCGCTCGCACTCTCGGTATCCCGTACGCAGATTACTTCGCTACTGTGATGCGGTATTGCATAAGGAAAGTCACTGGAAGCACCTGCGAATTAAA AATCTCCGCTGAACTGAAATTCCTTAAAAGTCCGTGGGGTCTGGTGAAGAGTTTTATAGAAAAGAACGCCTACAGCGGAATTGaggaaaactttttattgcttG AAAAGGAACTTGACGCCTATTTTACTCGTCAAAGTCACTTGCCAGTTCAATTCCCTGCCGTTTCGAAACCGAGGAATGATTTGCCGCGAAGACAACCATCAGGGTCATCGGTGAGCAAGCAAGGCCACAAGAAGTCCCGATCATCCAACGAAGGAAGTCCTCGACGGTCGACTG ATAACAATTACTTATTGGAAGATGTTTCATCATCACGCAGTGAATTACGAAAACGGGAAATGATTGCTGCACCGTCCACCACCTCAATCGCTCCTGTCTCTCTTGATTTAAACAATAACAAGAGCAGTTTAAAGCAATCCTATCACAAAGAGTTTGGAAGCCGGAAGTGGTTTCCACGAATTGTTGCACTTCT CTTCGCGCTATTGTTATTCAGCAACTATACGATGTATCAAAGACTCAATTCGCTGGAAGTTTCGCATTCCCGTATTTCTTCAACAAATTCGCTTGGTATTTCCACTGCAAATGCGCACAA TATTTATGAACCTTCGCGTACCGATGATGacagcattgcaaaaagtcttGAAAATCTTGACCATCGGTTGGCGCGACTCGAGAAAGTTGTTCAAACTCATATGTCTACGTCAGACACACGATGGATGGAATTGATGTCGGATTGGAAAACTTTGCACACAACG ataCAAGAAATCTTGCTTAAAGTCAACTCTCACGTCAACACCTGA